Proteins co-encoded in one Corvus moneduloides isolate bCorMon1 chromosome 7, bCorMon1.pri, whole genome shotgun sequence genomic window:
- the LOC116446356 gene encoding MOB-like protein phocein produces the protein MVMAEGTAVLRRNRPGTKAQDFYNWPDESFEEMDSTLAVQQYIQQNIRADCSNIDKILEPPEGQDEGVWKYEHLRQFCLELNGLAVKLQSECHPDTCTQMTATEQWIFLCAAHKTPKECPAIDYTRHTLDGAACLLNSNKYFPSRVSIKESSVAKLGSVCRRIYRIFSHAYFHHRQIFDEYENETFLCHRFTKFVMKYNLMSKDNLIVPILEEEVQNSVSGESEA, from the exons ATGGTCATGGCGGAGGGCACGGCCGTGCTCCGGCGGAACCGCCCGGGCACCAAGGCCCAG gatTTCTACAACTGGCCTGATGAATCCTTTGAAGAAATGGATAGTACATTAGCTGTCCAGCAG TATATTCAACAAAACATCAGGGCAGACTGTTCCAACATTGATAAGATCCTTGAACCTCCTGAAGGCCAGGATGAAGGTGTATGGAAGTATGAACATTTAAG ACAATTCTGCCTTGAGCTCAATGGACTAGCTGTCAAGCTTCAG AGTGAATGTCACCCTGACACATGTACTCAGATGACAGCAACTGAACAATggatttttctctgtgcagCTCATAAAACTCCCAAAGAG TGTCCTGCTATAGACTACACCAGGCACACACTTGATGGAGCTGCATGTCTTCTGAATAGCAATAAATATTTCCCCAGCAG GGTTAGCATAAAGGAATCCTCTGTAGCCAAATTAGGATCAGTGTGCCGAAGgatttacagaatattttcacaCGCTTATTTTCATCACCGGCAGATATTTGATGAATATGAA AATGAAACTTTCTTGTGTCACCGGTTCACTAAGTTTGTGATGAAGTATAATCTGATGTCCAAGGATAACCTGATTGTACCAATTTTGGAAGAAGAAGTGCAAAATTCAGTGTCAGGGGAGAGTGAGGCATAA